CTTCTTTGCATCTGTTAGATTTATTTGATGCCTTCCCTGTCTACAGGTGGGTCATATCCGTGCCGAGCGGGACATCCTGGTGGAAGCAGACAGCTTGTGGGTGGTCAAAATGTTCTACAGCTTCCAGGATAAGATGAACCTCTACCTCATCATGGAATTTCTCCCCGGAGGTACAACCTTGTGAAGTTTCTTGTAAAACAGGAATGCTGATTATGAATTCCCTATTTCTAAGCCAGAAATGGGGAAAGACCTcaacacatacagtgccttgcaaaaatatttttgcaatgtaCCTTTACTTGGAACATTGTTGGAACATTGTTCCAAGTACAGACAAATTGCTCTCTATAATCAATAAGAGGAACATAACAATAGTGGGAAAGACTGTCAGCAGTTTTAGGTTCCGTGTAAATTGCAGAATAATAAAGCATTCAATGATGGTGAACAAAAACTTCCTGTGATCATATTCTCTTCCTCTCTGAGGCTGTGCTTGGCATTACTGCTCAGATTCTTCAGATATAAACACTGAATTCAAAtcatatgccccttttccactggctcgttttaggcgGCGTGGCTCGGTTTCGCTCTACTTTGTACGGTATCTGTTGTTTCCACTGACAGTGACTGAAGCCTCCAGCCATGAGTGTAGAGCGCTGTGCTTCTTTTAACACtactgtgttacattgtcacattaaagtaatctgcatgaaatgataaagaaataaaaacataaataaactaaatactaataacgtTTGTATTAATATATAAGCAagaatgtttgttttgtatgtctaaaatgatccaatgggataattatctggaccacagcccagccagaacttgtAAAATGAGGCTCacgggttctgatgtgagggaggttaggcaggagaagcagagaggggAGATGAtactgtctggatggtgaagctccaaagtttgcctgaagaagttacaattctgggctttatgaggaagtttttgtttcagccatggcaataaatAGGACAATAGGACTATAAAGCACAAAACGACCtttaaagttagttttaggaTGGATATTGCATATTCGTGCTCCATAGATTCAGCGGACTCGTCTTCCCGTTGGACCCGAtgcaggcagctgctctctgcctgctccttcttcctgcagacgctggttcgctAAACTACCGTCAATAAATGTTCGAACCAAACACGTcgtttcatggtggttttgggaaaaatgtttgtgcctctgaacagctcattttatgtgtgatcagctgatttaggatgtcaGGAGCAGGGACTAAAAAACTAGTTACCGGTACGGAAAAAACtaatggaaacgctcgcaaagTGAGCCGAGTGGAGTGAATTAGGGCTAaatcaagccagtggaaaaggggcataagttTTTCTACAAGCTAGTTTGTAGAAGAGGATTTCtctctgttttaaaattatCACGTTTTGGCTATCGCATTTAACTATTACATTAATCTAAAAACACACCTTAAATATCACAGATATCAAATATCTGTgacagatttgttttctttactcCTGTCCTCCTTATGATTGATGAATGTTGTGTAAAAGATTTGGATGCttacaaattctgcatgtattTACTGTTTACTTGTACTTCAAAGCCCAGATCCACCCTGTCATTGTCTATCCATGTTTATCAAAAATTAGTCAACACTAAACTATTAAAACTAATTTGCAATGCCCATCATCAGATTTGACTTTCAGTACCAAAAACTACAGTTTAAGttaaattacaggtccttctcaaaatattagcatattgtgataaagttcattattttccataatgtcatgatgaaaatttaacattcatatattttagattcattgcacactaactgaaatatttcaggtcttttattgtcttaatacggatgattgtggcatacagctcatgaaaacccaaaattcctatctcacaaaattagcatatttcatccgaccaaaaaaagaaaagtgtttttaatacaaaaaacgtcaaccttcaaataatcgtgtacagttatgcactcaatacttggtcgggaatcctttggcagaaatgactgcttcaatgcggcgtggcatggaggcaatcagcctgtggcactgctgaggtcttatggaggcccaggatgcttcgatagcggcctttagctcatccagagtgttgggtcttgagtctctcaacgttctcttcacaatatcccacagattctctatgggtttcaggtcaggagagttggcaggccaattgagcacagtgataccatggtcagtaaaccatttaccagtggttttggcactgtgagcaggtgccaggtcgtgctgaaaaatgaaatcttcatctccataaagcttttcagcagatggaagcatgaactgctccaaaatctcctgatagctagctgcattgaccctgcccttgataaaacacagtggaccaacaccagcagctgacacggcaccccagaccatcactgactgtgggtacttgacactggacttctggcattttggcatttacttctccccagtcttcctccagactctggcaccttgatttccgaatgacatgcagaatttgctttcatccgaaaaaagtactttggaccactgggcaacagtccagtgctgcttctctgtagcccaggtcaggcgcttctgccgctgtttctggttcaaaagtggcttgacctggggaatgcggcacctgtagcccatttcctgcacacgcctgtgcacggtggctctggatgtttccactccagactcagtccactgcttccgcaggtcccccaaggtctggaatcggcccttctccacaatcttcctcagggtccggtcacctcttctcgttgtgcagcgttttccgccacactttttccttcccacagacttcccactgaggtgccttgatacagcactctgggaacagcctattcgttcagaaatttctttctgtgtcttaccctcttgcttgagggtgtcaatagtggccttctggacagtagtcaggtcggcagtcttacccatgattggggttttgagtgatgaaccaggctgggagttttaaaggcctcaggaatcttttgcaggtgtttagagttaactcgttgattcagatgattaggttcatagctcgtttagagacccttttaatgatatgctaattttgtgagataggaattttgggttttcatgagctgtatgccaaaatcatctgtattaagaaaatatgctaatattttgagaaggacctgtatatcttataatcttagtttgtcttacccggttttatagatacaacatacagtttcagtcagctttcaatttagttcaagtaactaaagtttgtttccactaactcaagttttctctatttcagtccaatccagtaattctgttaaggttcatgtttggctgtatgccaaaatcatctgtattaagacaataaatgacctgaaatatttcagttagtgtgcaatgaatctaaaatatatgaatgttaaattttcatcattacattatggaaaatatttaactttatcacaatatgctaatattttgagaaggacctgtattatgttAAATGTCCCTTTTACCCGTTTCTGCCAAACTGGCTAAAAAGCTCTCAAgatggtttatttaaaaaagcttcTTTCATTCATACAAAACaatatcttttcattttcagtttaaagttttggattttcaaaatcttaaaaggaacaagaaacaaaaacttgTGCAGTCACTTAAGTGCTGTTTGAACCTTGTTCTGATGTCCTATCTGCTGCAGGAGACATGATGACCCTATTGATGAAGATGGACACTCTGTCAGAAGAAGCCTCTCAGTTCTACATTGCAGAAACGGTGCTGGCCATCGACTCCATCCACCAGCTGGGTTTCATCCACAGAGATATCAAACCTGACAACCTGCTGCTCGACGCCAGAGTGAGTAGAGCTTTTCTACCAGCGGTTTGTTCTTTTCAGATCTCTTTaccttttaaagctttttatccaGAGTTAAACAAGGGTCACCAGAATTGTTAGAGGTATAAAGAGTTAGAATGCATGGTACTTGTTGCAGGCCATACAGCTCTTTGCAATGGGGATTTTGCATACAGTGATACTGCACTAACGATACATCTGTGATATAATGTGCAGCCCTACTTTTTCAATCTGTTGCCTCCTAACTAATGTGCTTTGATTTCAACCACTAATGAAGAGTGTGTCTTGTCTCCAGGGTCACGTGAAGCTCTCGGACTTTGGCCTGTGCACAGGATTGAAGAAGGCTCACCGCACAGActtctacaaaaatctgaacCACAGCCTGCCCAGTGACCTCAGTAAGCAAAGTCAGGCAAcatctttcatttatttcaccATCGCTTGCATGCATCCTCCGTCGCTTGCATGAATCCTCGGCTGCTTGCATCTGTTTTTGAGTTTGTAGTGCGGGGGGGTTGGGTAGTCCTGCTTCTAGGTCATGCATGTCTCTGCTCCAACAGACCTGAATCAAAAAGCTGACCAATCTCCTCAGCCTGTCATTAAATTTGCAGGAACCTGCTAATGACCAGTTCATGTGATTCAGGTTTGTTCAATCAGGGAAAAATCTAGAATATGATGGAAGATACAGCCGTTTCAGTTTTATCTTGACCCTGTATAAATTTCTTTTACATTTGATTACCTACTTTGTATTGGGCAGCAGTGTTGTGGAATTAAATTGTAGGCCTACTGCGTGTGCAGAAAACTTTACTTTGTCAGTTCACAACTGAACTAAACTGCTGTTCTTAACGTATTGATTGTCTGTTGTAATGTTTAACACACTGAACCTACGGATTCTGATTGTTTACCTTtctatcctttttttttaaagcctatTTAGCAATAAACGTGTGACAGACTCAAAACAGTTTGTGCAACATGTGCATTGGTATAGCTCAGGATCCTTTCTGATTCCTATGAAGTGTTATGTTTCCTGTTTACTTGTCCAGAACAAAAAGGACAAACTCAAACTCTGACTTTAGGAGCTGTCCTAACTATTGTCGCTTCTATCACACAAAAATATTAGCAGTCTTGTCATTGTTGGATGTGAACACGTGAAAAAGCCGTGTTTGGTGTCCCACAGTGGGTTGTGAAAACCAATGTTGCTGCTCTTTGTTACTTTGTTTTCAGCAGTTCTTTTGAAAAGATTTTGTCCTGCAGTTTTTGAAACTGTTGCTCTTTCTGCCCGAGTCAAGAATTTTGACCTTCTCAATGATCTGATCTCACATTGGCAGTTGTAGAAGAGCCAATTGTAATAATGACTTTGAAATGAAAGACCAAACCTCATCATAAACTAGATTTTCCAAAGCCGGAAAAAAGAGCAAAGAGCAGGAAACAGAGTCTCATTAAGTTTTTTTGGCTTAAAAGACTTTTGTACTTTTTGCTTAAGAACCTGCAGATTCTGAAGTTTATCTTAAAATACTGATCCGTCTTGTTTTTACAGCCTTTCAGAACATGAACTCTAAGAGGAAAGCAGAGACCTGGAAGAGGAACAGGAGGCAGCTGGTAGGTCTGAACTTGGATCTTACTAAACTTCATTTGCATTTTggttacatgttacaggaagtgGCATTGTGTGTTCATGTACCTGCCTCTTCATTAAAAGTAAGAATATACagtatacactcaccggccactttataaggtacaccttgctagtaccgggttggacccccttttgacTTCacaactgccttaatccttcgtgtcatagattcaacaaggtaccggaaacattcctcagagagttttgtccatattgacatgatagcatcacacagatgctgcagatttgtcggctgcacatccatgatgcgaatctcctgttTCATTACATcaccaaaggtgctctattggattgagatctggtgactgtggaggccatttgagtacagtgaactcatcgtcatgttcaagaaaccagtctgagatgattcgtgctttatgacatggcgcgttatcctgctggaagtaaccatcagaagataggtacactgtggtcataaagggatggacagcaacaatactcaggtaggctgtggcatttacacgatgctcaattggtactaaggggcccaaagtgtgccaagaaaatatcccccacaccattacaccacctccaccagcctgaactgttgatacaaggcaagatggatccatgctttcatgatgttgacgccaaattctgaccctaccatccgaatgttgcagcagaaatcgagactcatcagaccaggcaacacttttccaatcttctattgtccaattttggtgagcctgtgcaaattgtagcctcagtttcctgttcttagctgacaggagtggcacccggtgtggtcttctgctgctgtagcccatccgcctcaatgttcgacgtgttgtgcgttcagagatgctcttctgcatgccttggttgtaacaagtggttatttgagttacgtTTGCCTTCCTATCAGCTCCAACCAGTCTGgctattctcctctgacctctggcatcaacaaggcatttgcacccacagaactgGATAAACGcccactggatattttctctttttcggaccattctctgtaaaccctagagatggtagggCATttaaatcccagtagatcagcagtttctgaaatactcagaccagcccgtctggcaccaacaaccatgtcacgttcaaagtcactgaaatcacctttcttccccattctgatgctcggttttaactgcagcagatcgtcttcaccatgtctacatgcctaaatgcattgagttgctgccatatgattggctgattagaaattagcattaacaagcagttggacaggtgtacctataaagtggccggtgagtgtatatttttgttttaaaccgaAAGTCTTTAAAACAAACCAGACAACCATGTTTGGTCTTTAAAATGAAATCTGTCTCACCAGAACTGGTTGatttagttcagtttattcCTGCTCTAAATCTCAGTTTTCAACAAATCTGGATTAATAACGGATTGTTTACCAAGTAAAAACGTCAGGAAATAAAACTTCTCATGTAAACATACTGGCGCTCCTTATTAGGGCTGGGACTTTAACAAGTTCATTTTGATTCATCACAGAAAATGCATCAACAATGAAAGCATTCAGTCATACTGTGGACTGTAAACACACTTACCACCTTAAAACATTTCTCATTCTTTCAGATACCATCCCAGGGCCCTAAATAAGATGTAATCTGTTAGGAAGGTCAAAGTCCACATTCAGTCATTCCGAACTTTTTTGTTGAACCATAAAATACTTTCTCTGCACATCAGCAGCAAGCTAGAGCATCTCTTTTCTACACTCTATAGAAGCTGCTCAACTTCAGAACAGAGACATTTTCTGGAGAAAAGCAGAGAAGGTTTCTGTCTCTGAAGCTGAGATCCGGCTAAAGCAGCAGCCTCTGAAGGAGAGAAGGTCCAGATGAGACTCTGGCTCTTTACTGACAAAGTTAcagcagatttcttttttcttttttccgttTCTAGTGTAAACTGTTATCTTCTAGTTTTCCCTCATGTGTGCTCTGTTCGTCAGGCTTTTTCCACAGTGGGAACCCCAGATTACATCGCTCCAGAGGTCTTCATGCAGAATGGATACAACAAGCTGTGTGACTGGTGGAGCCTTGGTGTCATTATGTATGAGATGCTGATAGGTAATGTTGAAACAGTCTCTGCCTCTTTACCTTCATGTTGTTTGGGTTCGATGTGATGTATGAATGGTTTGCTGACCTCACTGTGCTGCAGGTTACCCTCCGTTCTGCTCGGAGACACCTCAGGAGACCTACAGAAAAGTGATGAACTGGAGAGAGACTCTCACCTTTCCTCCAGAAGTACCAATATCAGAGAAGGCTAAAGACCTCATTCTCAGGCAAGAGAAACGCACTCACTTGTCACTTTGTATAACCTCTACTTAATGacctttttatttgtcaaaaatgtCACATAAAATGTGCTCTTTATTAAGCAGGATCTGTTGTGAGGAGGAGCACAGAATTGGTGCTGCAAGTGTGGAGGAGATAAAATCCAACCCTTTCTTTGAGGGGGTGGACTACGACCATATCAGGTGAGGACATTATGGCTCTTAAACTGGGATACAGGAGCGCTCtcaaacaaatgtttgtttcattatttcaGTAAATGGCTCAAGGCTTCCTTaaagtttctgttttcagaACAATTATCATGTTGCCGTTTGTACATGTTGGGTTTTTTCCTGTCATATTCAGGGCTCAGTTGTGCCCAGTCATTTTTGACTCAGGTGTTTGGCTGTGATGTGTGACTGGTTAGCAGCATCTTGGGTTGATTTAAATGTTTGGGTGTTGCCTAAAATGAAACGTCCATTTTTCTATGTGGAGTTACGTTATTCTGGCCTGTCTGCTGTATCAATGGCCAGATCCCCTCTGGCTCCACCAGGAACGGAGTAAACTTTGAGGTTTTGTGTTGGACTGTTAGTTTCTCGTAGTTGTTTGATAACTATCACAGTGGACCCACAATTAGCTGTGAGGGGGTTCAGCCTGAGCGGAACCAGCAGGCTCAACCAAGGTAACTCCACATTGAAATATGGACTGAACAAAAAGGCACCGAACATAACAATGGtctgttttgatttgtttaaaCAAATCTGTGCATGTTTATTTCTTCAGTGTGTTAAACCTGATTGCCATCTCAGATAATCTGTGGCTCCCAGTTATCAGATCTTCTCTCTAACTTCTTTCATGGCTCCTACAGAGAAAGGCCTGCTGCCATTCCAATAAATATCAAAAGCATCGATGACACATCCAACTTTGATGAATTCCCTGACTCGGATATCCTCACTCCAACAAGTAAGCCTCCCGTTTTCTGGTTACCACTTCAGATTttgtaaaatctgaaataattttaccttctttctgttcttttttttgtcttcagccACCCAAGTGCCCAATCACACTGAGGCTGATCTGAAGAACAAGGACTGGGTCTTCATAAACTACACTTACAAACGCTTTGAGGGTTTGACAGCTCGAGGAGCCATCCCATCCTACATGAAATCAGGGAAAAGATGAGCACCTTCTTACTGGCTCTTACCGAACCCTGAATGAGTCGTccgagctgctgctgctgtgtaaAAACAGACCTCTGCTCATTTATGAGAGCAGCACCAAGCAGATAAATACCACAGCTCATCCTCATTCGTTGCTTTCCATAGGAACTTTCATCGAAACTTGCTGCCTTCACTTTGTTTAAAGCTTCTGTTGGTACCTCTCCACTTTTTGTCAACGCAGACGGAACTGGGAATAGCAAGATTTCTTACTTATGCACCAATGGATGGTATTGTTTGTCTCCAGATAACCAGCATCATTTACATTCCCTCTCTGTACCAGCATCATCCTGTTGGATCTACCAAGGGCTCTTCCAAACCAGAACATTCTGTCCTTGAATTGTTCTGGGGACTTTTATCAACTCAATCATGGCATTACGTTGTCACTTTGAAGTGAATCGGGTGCTCTTCAGAGATTCTATCTacattactttttctttttttttgaacATCACCTAACCAAAGACTAAATGACGTTTCTGCTTGATCTTCCTCTTGGAATGTTTTCTAACTCCAAGTATATATTTTTCTAGAATCCAGATTTGCACGATTTGCTCTTTAACAAATGCAAAAGTAGGTGGATTATGCATTTTGTGGAACAAACAAAAGTCTTGTTACATTTTTGTGATAAAGCATGTAACCTTTAGCACCTTAGATGATGTGGATGAGACTCATGCACAGTTGGGCCTCCATCTTGTTAGATTCTGTTTTGGGTAGAGATTTGTTTGTGGTGCTCCAGGATGcagttttataaatattattttttaacaattgGGGGgatttcattatttgttttaatcagGCAGCAGCTGAAATCCTCAGGAAGTTAATAGCACTGCTATAAAAATGAGAAAGGCTTTAACTTGGAGTTCTTCTTATTTCATAGTTTAGCAAGTTTGTCAAATGAAACAAAGAATATTTGAAAGAACTTCCAGGAATACTTATTTACTCTAAGAAATTTGCAATTTTTTTCTGCTCAAAGAAACTAATCCCAGACCAACTTACACAcaactgaatttatttcagaaactaAACAGCTTGGACAGAAGACCAGAAACCTGCACTTATAGGAAACAATTTGGCCCGCTTCCATCTGAGGAAGGTGGTACATAGTAGTTCTATCAGCATGTATAAAATATTCCTAACATGCGTAACGTTCAGATGCAGATCTCTGAACTCTCTGTGCCATGACTCGCACAATTAATCGGAGGGAATAATTTCAATTAAAAGGGTTCATTTGATTGGTTGATGAATGCTTGATAGGAGCTAGGTTTGTCACGATACTAAAATTTCACACTGGTTACAGATTccaagggtgtattcacacctgccacttttggtctgctttaaacagaccagagttcgtttccctctTGGTTCACTCAAGCGatccctggtccggaccaaacaaccggaccgagatcCACTTTTTGAGGCAGTCCTTGTCTGATTTCTTACGAACTCTACAGTGGTTTGCTTCTGTTGTAAATACAAACCAGTAGTTTCTGAcccaactacagaaaacatcagccttttggacttaacaagccactgTAGCTCTGAACGCTAGACTGAAATCTTACCTGAACCGTACtttgttgcttagcaacgcttgGCTTGcagcacgcattctccaactgggttccaaaattataaatagaatGTTGCACAacctgtgttgaatgagctgctcctGACCCTCACAATGACATTATAACTGTAACAATGAAACAAACATGTAGAACGGAGGTGCTGCATGCAGGACTTCCGCAGTTAAATCCTTCCATTTTCCGGTcggtgctctgtcccgcccccgtcatttctgtccaatgggagcagtTGATCATCACCTGTTGTTTAAAATTAATAGtttacttgcaaaaagtacaatgtgaaagcaaaccgcacctaaagaaaaaaaacggtcCGCTTTCGGTCCGGACCAAAGTACTTACCTGGTGTTAATACATCCTAAGAAAAATACTTCACACCATTTTTAATACAGTGGCTCCTTTTATTGAAGGCACAAAATTCTTTCTAGTTAAGAGCAAAAAATATAGTTAGTTACCATATGACAATGGTTTAACTTCCTTCATTGGGAAAAAACCAATACGTTGGGAACAATCCAGGccttatttagaaaaatatataatttaaaagtgTCACTTCCCTGTTTGGCAAAACCATAGAATAGATAACACTTAGTTTTAATGTTAATAACCATTAAATATGTACCTTTGATTCAGTTGTGCAATTATGTTAATAATTGCTTATCTACAGTGTGCCACTgtgtgcttccatttgcctgttAATTTGCTGTTGATACAGATAAATTTTACTACTGAGGCCAAATAAAGGATCAATCTGTACTGAAATAAAtagtttcaaaacaaacatggatcTGTGCATACAAAGCATAGTTTTATAGTACAAACAAGAATCTGGTCCATATTAGTGATCAACTACAGCAGCTGGGTG
This DNA window, taken from Girardinichthys multiradiatus isolate DD_20200921_A chromosome 1, DD_fGirMul_XY1, whole genome shotgun sequence, encodes the following:
- the stk38a gene encoding serine/threonine-protein kinase 38 isoform X3, with translation MAMTGQSSCASMSNHTKERVTMAKVTLENFYSNLIAQHEEREMRQQKLEKVMDQEGLADEEKCMRRSEHARKETEFLRLKRTRLGLEDFESLKVIGRGAFGEVRLVQKKDTGHVYAMKILRKADMLEKEQVGHIRAERDILVEADSLWVVKMFYSFQDKMNLYLIMEFLPGGDMMTLLMKMDTLSEEASQFYIAETVLAIDSIHQLGFIHRDIKPDNLLLDARGHVKLSDFGLCTGLKKAHRTDFYKNLNHSLPSDLSKQTFQNMNSKRKAETWKRNRRQLAFSTVGTPDYIAPEVFMQNGYNKLCDWWSLGVIMYEMLIGYPPFCSETPQETYRKVMNWRETLTFPPEVPISEKAKDLILRICCEEEHRIGAASVEEIKSNPFFEGVDYDHIRERPAAIPINIKSIDDTSNFDEFPDSDILTPTTTQVPNHTEADLKNKDWVFINYTYKRFEGLTARGAIPSYMKSGKR
- the stk38a gene encoding serine/threonine-protein kinase 38 isoform X1, which gives rise to MNFKTSKLAKTDVSRQSMAMTGQSSCASMSNHTKERVTMAKVTLENFYSNLIAQHEEREMRQQKLEKVMDQEGLADEEKCMRRSEHARKETEFLRLKRTRLGLEDFESLKVIGRGAFGEVRLVQKKDTGHVYAMKILRKADMLEKEQVGHIRAERDILVEADSLWVVKMFYSFQDKMNLYLIMEFLPGGDMMTLLMKMDTLSEEASQFYIAETVLAIDSIHQLGFIHRDIKPDNLLLDARGHVKLSDFGLCTGLKKAHRTDFYKNLNHSLPSDLSKQTFQNMNSKRKAETWKRNRRQLAFSTVGTPDYIAPEVFMQNGYNKLCDWWSLGVIMYEMLIGYPPFCSETPQETYRKVMNWRETLTFPPEVPISEKAKDLILRICCEEEHRIGAASVEEIKSNPFFEGVDYDHIRERPAAIPINIKSIDDTSNFDEFPDSDILTPTTTQVPNHTEADLKNKDWVFINYTYKRFEGLTARGAIPSYMKSGKR
- the stk38a gene encoding serine/threonine-protein kinase 38 isoform X2; its protein translation is MNFKTSKLAKTDVSRQSMAMTGQSSCASMSNHTKERVTMAKVTLENFYSNLIAQHEEREMRQQKLEKVMDQEGLADEEKCMRRSEHARKETEFLRLKRTRLGLEDFESLKVIGRGAFGEVRLVQKKDTGHVYAMKILRKADMLEKEQVGHIRAERDILVEADSLWVVKMFYSFQDKMNLYLIMEFLPGGDMMTLLMKMDTLSEEASQFYIAETVLAIDSIHQLGFIHRDIKPDNLLLDARGHVKLSDFGLCTGLKKAHRTDFYKNLNHSLPSDLTFQNMNSKRKAETWKRNRRQLAFSTVGTPDYIAPEVFMQNGYNKLCDWWSLGVIMYEMLIGYPPFCSETPQETYRKVMNWRETLTFPPEVPISEKAKDLILRICCEEEHRIGAASVEEIKSNPFFEGVDYDHIRERPAAIPINIKSIDDTSNFDEFPDSDILTPTTTQVPNHTEADLKNKDWVFINYTYKRFEGLTARGAIPSYMKSGKR